In Arthrobacter sp. SLBN-112, a genomic segment contains:
- a CDS encoding APC family permease → MSTDITTKGGPGGGPGTPVPGKGLRAGILDLGDSVMLGLASTAPVYSLAATLGLIVAVNGNYTPLILLLGFVPVLFIAYAFRELNSAIPDCGTTFTWSRQAFGPWAGWLGGWGVALAGIVVLANLAQVAGQYVWLLVGDGSLAQNKVVVTATGLLFIVLMTLVNYRGIRLGEHVQRVLTYVQYIALGIFALALVMRIVGGAPEGQAFDIEWFNPAGAFADPGAVVHGTLLALFIYWGWDTCLAVNEETENPTKTPGRGAVISAFVLMAIYVSVALLVMMYATVGSEGIGLGNEANKDDVFLAMKDVVLGPWGWLIVVAVLASVLSSTQTTILPTARGTLSMGVHGALPAKFAEVHERNQTPGFSTQVMGGAAAAYYVAMSFLSENLLADSISAISLFIAFYYALTGYACFWYFRATLRGSARNLWFRGILPLLGALLLTAAFFVSAVQMWDPAYGDTQILGVGGAFVSGVVLLALGVVLAAVCRFLPATRGYFEVKR, encoded by the coding sequence ATGAGCACGGACATTACGACGAAGGGAGGTCCCGGCGGCGGACCCGGCACCCCGGTGCCTGGCAAGGGCTTGCGGGCCGGGATCCTGGACCTGGGCGACTCGGTGATGCTGGGGCTGGCCTCCACCGCCCCGGTGTACTCGCTGGCCGCCACCCTCGGCCTGATCGTTGCCGTCAACGGCAACTACACTCCCCTGATCCTGCTGCTGGGGTTCGTCCCGGTCCTGTTCATCGCCTACGCCTTCCGCGAGCTCAACAGTGCCATCCCGGACTGCGGCACCACCTTCACCTGGTCCCGCCAGGCCTTCGGCCCGTGGGCGGGCTGGCTGGGCGGCTGGGGCGTGGCGCTGGCCGGGATCGTGGTCCTGGCCAACCTCGCCCAAGTGGCCGGCCAGTATGTTTGGCTGCTGGTGGGTGACGGGTCGCTTGCGCAGAACAAGGTGGTGGTCACCGCCACGGGGCTGCTGTTCATCGTGTTGATGACCTTGGTGAACTACCGCGGGATCCGGCTGGGCGAACACGTCCAGCGGGTGCTGACCTACGTCCAGTACATTGCCCTGGGCATCTTCGCGCTGGCGCTCGTCATGCGCATCGTGGGCGGTGCGCCGGAGGGCCAGGCCTTCGATATCGAGTGGTTCAACCCGGCGGGTGCCTTTGCCGACCCCGGTGCCGTGGTCCATGGAACCCTCCTTGCCCTGTTCATCTACTGGGGCTGGGACACCTGCCTTGCCGTGAACGAGGAAACCGAGAACCCCACCAAGACTCCCGGCCGCGGAGCCGTGATCTCGGCTTTCGTCCTGATGGCGATCTATGTTTCGGTGGCGCTGCTGGTGATGATGTACGCCACCGTGGGGTCCGAGGGCATCGGCCTGGGCAATGAGGCCAACAAGGACGATGTCTTCCTCGCCATGAAGGACGTGGTCCTGGGGCCCTGGGGCTGGCTGATCGTCGTCGCGGTCCTCGCCTCCGTCCTGTCCTCCACGCAGACCACCATCCTCCCGACCGCCCGCGGCACCCTGTCCATGGGCGTCCACGGAGCTCTTCCGGCGAAGTTCGCCGAGGTCCACGAGCGGAACCAGACGCCCGGTTTCTCCACCCAGGTGATGGGCGGCGCGGCGGCTGCCTACTACGTGGCCATGAGCTTCCTGAGCGAGAACCTGCTGGCGGACTCCATCAGCGCCATCAGCCTGTTCATAGCGTTCTACTACGCCCTCACCGGATACGCCTGCTTCTGGTACTTCCGGGCCACCCTGCGGGGCTCTGCACGGAACCTCTGGTTCCGCGGCATCCTGCCGCTTCTCGGGGCACTGCTGCTGACCGCTGCGTTCTTCGTCTCCGCCGTGCAAATGTGGGACCCGGCGTACGGCGATACCCAGATCCTCGGCGTCGGCGGTGCCTTTGTCAGCGGCGTGGTGCTGCTGGCGCTTGGGGTGGTCCTGGCAGCCGTGTGCCGGTTCCTCCCGGCCACCCGCGGCTACTTCGAGGTGAAGCGTTGA
- a CDS encoding glutathionylspermidine synthase family protein, producing the protein MLSEPRPGWKQKIEEQGLVFSATTMDDGRRIEYWNESAYYEFTMDEVETLEVVAEDMHRMCLEAAKFLATGAMGSIGIGPQALELAAESLQAADVDVYGRFDFIYDGRGGPAKMLEYNADTPTGLIEAAVAQWFWLQDVHPEKDQWNGIHEALIRQWKKFQYRTGMSTLHVAHSEVEESGEDWMTAAYMRDVASQAGWTTIGINMSDIGWDPNLNRFVDLDNFMISTIFKLYPWELMMREEFGPRLLERAHNPRWVEPAWKMLLSNKALLAALWHLYPDHPNLLPAYLSSPGPLKEWVAKPLHGREGDNIRIHADGINLEQPGGYGREGWCYQQYHALPDFDGNRPVLGLWVVDGESVGCGIRESDGPVTDYFCRFVPNTIDAPAPLSALANSSKAGIAL; encoded by the coding sequence ATGTTGTCTGAGCCCCGGCCGGGCTGGAAGCAGAAGATCGAAGAGCAGGGCCTGGTCTTCTCCGCCACCACCATGGATGACGGCCGCCGCATTGAGTACTGGAACGAATCGGCGTACTACGAATTCACCATGGACGAGGTGGAAACCCTTGAGGTCGTCGCGGAGGACATGCACCGGATGTGCCTGGAAGCGGCAAAGTTCCTGGCTACCGGTGCAATGGGGAGCATCGGCATCGGCCCCCAGGCATTGGAGCTGGCTGCCGAATCCCTGCAGGCCGCCGACGTGGACGTCTACGGCCGGTTCGACTTCATCTACGACGGCCGGGGCGGGCCGGCCAAGATGCTCGAATACAACGCCGACACCCCCACCGGACTCATCGAAGCCGCCGTCGCCCAATGGTTCTGGCTGCAGGACGTCCACCCGGAGAAGGACCAGTGGAACGGCATCCACGAGGCCCTGATCCGGCAGTGGAAGAAGTTCCAGTACCGCACGGGCATGAGCACCCTCCATGTGGCCCACTCCGAGGTGGAGGAATCCGGCGAGGACTGGATGACCGCCGCGTACATGCGCGACGTCGCCAGCCAGGCGGGGTGGACCACCATCGGGATCAACATGTCCGATATCGGCTGGGACCCCAACCTGAACCGGTTCGTGGACCTGGACAACTTCATGATCAGCACCATCTTCAAGCTGTACCCCTGGGAGCTGATGATGAGGGAGGAGTTCGGGCCCCGCCTCCTGGAACGGGCGCATAACCCACGCTGGGTTGAGCCGGCCTGGAAGATGCTGCTCTCCAACAAGGCCCTGCTGGCCGCGTTGTGGCACCTCTACCCGGACCACCCCAACCTGCTGCCCGCGTACCTCAGCAGCCCGGGGCCGCTGAAGGAATGGGTGGCCAAGCCCCTGCACGGCCGCGAAGGCGACAACATCCGGATCCACGCGGACGGCATCAACCTGGAGCAGCCCGGCGGTTACGGACGCGAGGGCTGGTGCTACCAGCAGTACCACGCCCTTCCCGACTTCGACGGCAACCGTCCTGTGCTGGGCCTCTGGGTGGTGGACGGCGAATCCGTGGGCTGCGGCATCCGGGAATCCGACGGGCCGGTCACTGACTACTTCTGCCGCTTCGTGCCCAACACCATCGACGCACCGGCCCCCCTTTCGGCGCTGGCCAACTCCAGCAAGGCAGGTATCGCCCTATGA
- a CDS encoding Tat pathway signal protein yields the protein MESNEKDPKADPEKGPPEGSGTAKPPPWQVPKPELRPDLPKEPVPLVDPFAREREKQLNSAAARKKRSQRRTVVVGLGVTALLAGTITAVVASNEDDPEYAQVCFNDDTGERVEDTNCDSSAGRSGGVYAWYFYSRGASVPSVGQNRSTAPGYTRTIPSGAKASTGYSSKGGTVSRGGFGSSAKSGSSGGGKVSGG from the coding sequence GTGGAGTCGAATGAAAAAGACCCGAAAGCGGACCCGGAAAAAGGGCCTCCGGAGGGAAGCGGAACCGCCAAGCCCCCGCCTTGGCAGGTCCCCAAGCCTGAGCTGCGTCCCGACCTCCCCAAGGAGCCTGTCCCCCTGGTGGACCCGTTTGCCCGTGAGCGCGAAAAGCAGCTCAACTCGGCGGCGGCGCGGAAGAAGCGCTCCCAGCGCCGCACGGTGGTGGTAGGCCTGGGCGTGACCGCGCTCCTGGCCGGGACCATCACGGCTGTGGTGGCCAGCAACGAGGACGACCCCGAGTACGCGCAGGTCTGCTTCAACGACGACACCGGCGAGCGCGTTGAGGACACCAACTGCGACAGCTCCGCCGGCCGCAGCGGCGGCGTTTACGCCTGGTATTTCTACTCCCGCGGGGCCAGCGTCCCGTCGGTGGGCCAGAACAGGTCCACCGCGCCCGGCTACACGCGGACCATCCCCAGCGGGGCAAAGGCCTCCACCGGTTACAGCAGCAAGGGCGGCACGGTCAGCCGCGGAGGCTTCGGCTCCAGCGCCAAGAGCGGCTCAAGCGGCGGCGGCAAGGTTTCGGGGGGCTGA
- a CDS encoding MOSC domain-containing protein: MEPASVLAVCRVHQLLGDQGNVGVTAIDKRPSDGPVKVHKLGVHGDIQANRVHHGGEDQAIYAYSQSDADFWAGTLGRELPPGIFGENLRVSGIEPTNAVIGERWQVGADVVLEVTSPRVPCATFQRRMKEPQWVKRFTEEGRVGAYLRVIRTGTIQSGDYIHRTFVPRHGVTIGRWFSAPDAEAVEALRDAEADGEIRLQEEYHTRFEVLLRRLGE, encoded by the coding sequence ATGGAACCAGCTTCTGTCCTCGCCGTCTGCCGCGTCCACCAACTCCTGGGAGACCAGGGAAATGTTGGCGTCACGGCGATCGACAAACGCCCGTCTGACGGTCCCGTGAAGGTCCACAAGCTGGGTGTGCACGGGGATATCCAGGCCAACCGGGTCCACCACGGCGGCGAGGACCAGGCCATCTACGCCTACTCCCAGTCCGACGCGGATTTCTGGGCCGGCACGCTGGGCCGTGAGCTGCCGCCGGGCATTTTCGGCGAAAACCTGCGGGTTTCCGGCATTGAACCAACCAACGCGGTGATCGGGGAGCGCTGGCAGGTGGGGGCCGACGTCGTCCTCGAGGTCACCTCCCCGCGCGTCCCCTGCGCCACCTTCCAGCGCCGGATGAAAGAACCCCAATGGGTGAAGCGCTTCACCGAGGAAGGGCGCGTGGGAGCCTACCTGCGCGTCATCCGTACGGGCACCATCCAGTCGGGCGACTACATCCACCGCACGTTCGTGCCGCGCCACGGAGTGACCATCGGCAGATGGTTCAGTGCGCCGGACGCGGAGGCTGTCGAGGCCCTGCGCGATGCAGAGGCCGACGGCGAGATCAGGCTCCAGGAGGAGTACCACACCAGGTTCGAGGTACTGCTGCGGCGGCTGGGGGAGTAG
- a CDS encoding DEAD/DEAH box helicase has translation MPENQNETTPEANVSIEFTEPAAPAAEAAAETAEAPETAPVAPAAKAEEAPAAKADEDDEDGVRFADLGIDGRVLAALQDVGYEKPSPIQAATIPLLLEGRDVVGLAQTGTGKTAAFAVPALSRLAELHDLNGPSRKTQALVLAPTRELALQVAEAFTSYAKHIDDFTVLPVYGGSAYGPQLAGLRRGAQVVVGTPGRVIDHISKGSLDLSELQYLVLDEADEMLRMGFAEDVEQIFQQTPSDRQVALFSATMPSQIRRMSKQYLNNPAEISVKSKTTTGANTRQRYLQVMGPHKLDAMTRILEVEDFDGVIAFVRTKMATEDLADKLKSRGFQAAAINGDIPQQQRERTVDALKEGRIDILVATDVAARGLDVERISHVVNYDIPHDTESYVHRIGRTGRAGRSGDAILFMTPREKYLLRAIEKATRQPVEQMHLPTAETVNTLRLGKFAERITETLESEDVAAFRDLIASYEEEHKVPAAEIAAALAVMAQGGQPLLVKELPAAPEFQKRERSKDGFGSRGPTRALTEGNATYRIAVGRRQRVMPGSIVGAIANEGGISSAQIGGIDIRSDHSLVELPADLSPEQLRALSRTRIGGELIHLELDNGRKPSGDRGAYQGNRGGDRGGNFKGNGGFKKEFRKNDGERSSAERGGRSYSERSERSFSDRGQAGDSRFGGHGDGSRKPRHGGDSGHRDFNRKGKW, from the coding sequence ATGCCCGAAAACCAGAACGAAACCACCCCCGAAGCAAACGTCAGCATCGAATTCACCGAGCCCGCTGCGCCCGCAGCAGAGGCTGCCGCTGAAACCGCTGAGGCTCCCGAAACCGCCCCGGTTGCTCCCGCCGCGAAAGCGGAAGAAGCCCCCGCAGCCAAGGCTGACGAGGACGACGAAGACGGCGTCCGCTTCGCCGATCTCGGCATCGATGGCCGTGTCCTGGCCGCCCTGCAGGATGTCGGGTACGAAAAGCCGTCCCCCATCCAGGCCGCCACCATACCGCTGCTGCTCGAAGGCCGCGACGTTGTGGGCCTCGCCCAGACCGGAACCGGTAAGACTGCAGCATTCGCAGTACCGGCACTGTCCCGCCTGGCCGAACTCCACGACCTCAACGGCCCGTCACGCAAGACCCAGGCCCTGGTTCTGGCCCCGACCCGCGAGCTCGCGCTCCAGGTTGCCGAGGCCTTCACCTCGTACGCCAAGCACATCGATGACTTCACGGTCCTTCCCGTCTACGGCGGCTCCGCCTACGGTCCCCAGCTCGCCGGCCTGCGCCGCGGTGCCCAGGTTGTTGTCGGTACCCCGGGCCGCGTGATCGACCACATCTCCAAGGGTTCCCTGGACCTGTCCGAACTCCAGTACCTGGTCCTGGACGAGGCCGACGAGATGCTGCGCATGGGCTTCGCCGAAGACGTGGAGCAGATCTTCCAGCAGACCCCGTCTGACCGCCAGGTTGCACTGTTCTCGGCCACGATGCCGAGCCAGATCCGCCGCATGTCCAAGCAATACCTGAACAACCCGGCCGAGATCTCCGTCAAGTCCAAGACCACTACCGGCGCCAACACCCGCCAGCGGTACCTGCAGGTCATGGGCCCGCACAAGCTCGATGCCATGACCCGCATCCTCGAAGTGGAAGATTTCGACGGCGTCATCGCCTTCGTGCGCACCAAGATGGCCACCGAGGACCTGGCTGACAAGCTGAAGTCCCGCGGTTTCCAGGCCGCCGCCATCAACGGCGACATCCCGCAGCAGCAGCGCGAGCGCACTGTGGACGCGTTGAAGGAAGGCCGGATCGACATCCTGGTGGCCACCGATGTCGCCGCCCGTGGCCTGGACGTAGAGCGCATCAGCCACGTGGTCAACTACGACATCCCGCACGACACCGAGTCCTATGTGCACCGCATCGGCCGCACGGGCCGTGCGGGCCGCAGTGGTGACGCGATCCTGTTCATGACGCCGCGCGAGAAGTACCTGCTGCGCGCCATCGAAAAGGCCACCCGCCAGCCGGTGGAGCAGATGCACCTGCCCACCGCCGAGACCGTGAACACGCTGCGCCTGGGCAAGTTCGCCGAGCGCATCACCGAGACCCTTGAGTCCGAGGACGTCGCGGCGTTCCGCGACCTGATCGCCTCCTACGAGGAAGAGCACAAGGTGCCGGCAGCAGAAATCGCTGCGGCACTGGCAGTCATGGCCCAGGGCGGACAGCCGCTGCTGGTCAAGGAACTGCCCGCTGCTCCCGAATTCCAGAAGCGTGAACGCTCCAAGGACGGCTTCGGCTCCCGTGGGCCTACCCGTGCGCTGACCGAGGGCAACGCCACCTACCGCATCGCGGTGGGCCGCCGCCAGCGCGTCATGCCCGGTTCCATCGTCGGCGCCATTGCCAACGAGGGCGGCATTTCCTCGGCCCAGATCGGCGGCATCGACATCCGCTCGGACCACTCCCTGGTGGAGCTCCCGGCGGACCTGAGCCCCGAGCAGCTGCGGGCCCTGTCCCGCACCCGGATCGGCGGCGAGCTGATCCACCTTGAGCTGGACAACGGCCGCAAGCCCTCGGGCGACCGCGGCGCCTACCAAGGCAACCGTGGCGGCGACCGTGGCGGCAATTTCAAGGGCAACGGCGGGTTCAAGAAGGAATTCCGCAAGAATGACGGCGAGCGGTCCTCCGCTGAGCGCGGCGGACGTTCGTACAGTGAGCGGTCCGAGCGCTCCTTCAGCGACCGCGGCCAGGCCGGCGATTCACGCTTCGGTGGCCACGGTGACGGCTCCCGCAAGCCCCGCCACGGCGGCGACAGCGGACACCGCGACTTCAACCGCAAGGGCAAGTGGTAA
- the yidC gene encoding membrane protein insertase YidC has translation MDVVAAVMEPFRWLVSVIMVAFHDGLSSAGMPAASGWTWTLAIVGLVLVIRAALIPVFLAQVRAQRRMGLLQPDLKELQDRYKGRTDQGSRQAMAQEQMALYRKHGTNPFSACLPLLIQAPFFLALFQVLSGISNASQQGDGIGAMGRAQVVQFDSSSIFGAPLSASLVHGGGDPAAAAVLAVAMILVMIACQFLTQKLVAARSVSGQDPGSPLVRQQQVLLYVLPLVFGVGGIFFPIGVLVYWTVSNLWTLGQQVLVARSPMRA, from the coding sequence GTGGATGTTGTTGCAGCGGTCATGGAACCATTCCGGTGGCTGGTGTCCGTCATCATGGTGGCCTTCCACGACGGCCTGAGCTCTGCGGGAATGCCTGCAGCGTCAGGCTGGACTTGGACCCTGGCCATCGTGGGCCTGGTCCTGGTGATCCGTGCGGCCCTCATCCCGGTGTTCCTGGCGCAGGTCCGGGCCCAGCGCAGGATGGGCCTCCTGCAGCCCGACCTGAAGGAACTGCAGGACAGGTACAAGGGCAGGACAGACCAGGGCTCACGGCAGGCCATGGCCCAGGAACAAATGGCCCTGTACCGGAAGCACGGCACCAATCCATTCTCGGCATGCTTGCCCCTGCTGATCCAGGCACCGTTCTTCCTCGCCCTGTTTCAGGTCCTGTCGGGGATCTCCAACGCCTCGCAACAGGGCGATGGCATCGGAGCCATGGGCCGGGCGCAGGTGGTCCAATTCGACTCGTCCAGCATTTTCGGTGCACCCTTGTCCGCCTCCTTGGTCCACGGCGGCGGCGACCCGGCCGCCGCGGCCGTGCTCGCCGTCGCCATGATCCTGGTGATGATCGCGTGCCAGTTCCTGACACAGAAACTCGTGGCCGCCCGATCCGTCAGCGGGCAGGATCCCGGCAGTCCGCTGGTCCGCCAGCAGCAGGTCCTGCTGTACGTGCTGCCGCTGGTCTTCGGTGTGGGCGGCATCTTCTTCCCCATTGGCGTGCTGGTCTACTGGACCGTCTCCAACCTCTGGACCCTGGGGCAGCAGGTCCTGGTGGCACGAAGTCCTATGCGGGCCTGA
- a CDS encoding dihydrofolate reductase family protein, with the protein MAQLIYSGIMSLDGYTADRDGNFAWSAPDEEVHAFINDLERDVGTYLFGRRMYQVMSVWETMDTSDEPAVIQDYARIWQGADKVVYSTSLDAAATPRTRLERQFLPDAVRNLKSSSDKDISIGGPTIAEHALKAGLVDECRLFITPVAVGGGLRFLPDGLESRLELVDVRRFEAGAVYLRYRCLAQQAE; encoded by the coding sequence ATGGCGCAGCTGATCTACTCCGGAATCATGTCCCTCGACGGCTACACAGCGGACCGGGACGGCAACTTTGCCTGGTCCGCCCCCGACGAGGAGGTCCATGCCTTCATCAACGACCTCGAACGGGACGTGGGCACCTACCTGTTCGGCCGCAGGATGTACCAGGTCATGTCGGTTTGGGAAACGATGGATACATCGGATGAACCTGCCGTGATCCAGGACTACGCCCGCATCTGGCAGGGGGCGGACAAGGTGGTGTACTCGACGTCGCTGGACGCCGCCGCAACGCCACGGACCCGGCTGGAACGCCAATTCCTGCCGGATGCCGTGCGGAACCTGAAGTCCTCCAGTGACAAGGACATCAGCATCGGCGGCCCCACCATCGCCGAGCACGCCCTGAAAGCCGGCCTCGTTGACGAGTGCCGGCTGTTCATCACCCCGGTGGCCGTGGGCGGCGGGCTGCGTTTCCTGCCGGACGGCCTCGAATCCCGGCTGGAACTGGTCGATGTGCGCCGCTTCGAGGCCGGGGCGGTGTACTTGCGTTACAGATGTCTGGCCCAGCAGGCAGAATGA
- a CDS encoding SDR family oxidoreductase translates to MTRIAIIGGHGKVALLLSALLTGEGHSVTSFIRNPDHAADVTETGAAPLILDVENAATTDIADALQGHDAVVWSAGAGGGNPERTYAVDRDAAIRSIDAAAQAGVNRYVMVSYFGAGKDHGVPESNSFFAYAEAKAAADEYLRGTELEWTILGPGALTDKPGTGLIDVDPSPDGDRDTSRANTAIVAAAVLDLPQTAGRTIEFRDGTLPVSAALGPRA, encoded by the coding sequence ATGACACGCATCGCCATCATTGGCGGCCACGGGAAAGTGGCCCTCCTCCTGTCCGCCCTCTTGACCGGGGAGGGCCACAGCGTCACCTCGTTCATCAGGAATCCGGACCACGCCGCGGATGTCACTGAGACCGGTGCCGCGCCGTTGATCCTGGACGTCGAGAATGCCGCCACGACGGACATCGCCGACGCCCTCCAGGGCCACGACGCCGTGGTCTGGTCTGCCGGCGCCGGCGGCGGCAACCCCGAGCGGACCTACGCCGTGGACCGGGATGCCGCCATCCGCTCCATCGATGCCGCCGCACAGGCCGGCGTTAACCGGTACGTCATGGTGTCCTACTTCGGCGCAGGCAAGGACCATGGCGTGCCCGAAAGCAACAGCTTCTTTGCCTACGCGGAGGCCAAGGCAGCCGCGGACGAGTACCTGCGCGGCACCGAACTGGAGTGGACCATCCTTGGTCCCGGCGCCCTGACGGACAAACCCGGAACAGGCCTGATCGACGTCGACCCGTCACCCGACGGGGACCGTGACACGTCGCGGGCCAACACGGCAATCGTGGCGGCGGCAGTGCTGGACCTGCCCCAGACCGCAGGCCGCACCATCGAGTTCCGCGACGGCACCCTGCCGGTGTCAGCAGCATTGGGACCGCGCGCCTAG
- a CDS encoding ROK family transcriptional regulator, whose protein sequence is MAELVPATPQLLRRVSAGAVLEYLRAAAAVTVTDVMAATGLTRATTIAVCEDLVRRGWVLERENQREFGGYQKGRPARRFELNERAGVVLGMDIGYAKVTVVVSDLRGKTVGRASRPFQAGDVGSRERIAFIDGVAMAALRSAVAAPHQVLAVCAGVAAPVDRHGDVVATQKFWGLFDLGLRPALKETRGWTVLVENDANLAALGERWQGAAAGIDDVVVILASERLGSGIVEGGRLVHGTRGSAGELAYLDLVEGVGDTYGIAHLARTWAAEALAGAAPTALRAVQPGRVEAEQVFAAAADGDAVAQDILDRLADRMARVVGTVATFLNPELVVIGGGVANSAHVLLGPITARLDNFTATPARVAVSPLGDSIVTVGAVRCALDYVEKHSLDLELAPPAEA, encoded by the coding sequence ATGGCTGAACTGGTTCCGGCGACTCCCCAGCTGCTGCGGCGGGTCAGTGCCGGCGCGGTCTTGGAGTACCTGCGCGCCGCGGCGGCAGTGACGGTCACGGACGTCATGGCGGCCACGGGCCTGACCCGCGCCACCACCATCGCCGTCTGCGAGGACCTGGTCCGGCGGGGCTGGGTCCTGGAGCGGGAGAACCAGCGCGAGTTCGGCGGCTACCAAAAGGGCCGCCCTGCCCGCCGGTTCGAACTCAACGAACGTGCGGGCGTGGTCCTGGGCATGGACATCGGATACGCCAAGGTCACCGTGGTGGTTTCGGACCTCCGCGGCAAGACCGTGGGGCGGGCCAGCCGTCCCTTCCAAGCCGGTGACGTCGGCTCCCGGGAGCGCATAGCTTTCATTGACGGCGTGGCCATGGCGGCGCTTCGCTCAGCTGTTGCCGCACCGCACCAGGTCCTGGCGGTCTGCGCCGGAGTGGCCGCGCCGGTGGACCGGCACGGGGACGTGGTGGCCACACAGAAGTTCTGGGGGCTTTTTGACCTGGGACTGCGGCCGGCCCTCAAGGAAACCCGGGGATGGACGGTACTCGTTGAAAACGACGCCAACCTTGCGGCCTTGGGCGAACGGTGGCAGGGCGCAGCTGCGGGGATCGACGACGTCGTGGTGATCCTGGCGAGCGAACGGCTGGGATCCGGGATCGTGGAAGGGGGGCGGCTGGTGCATGGCACCCGCGGCAGCGCCGGGGAGCTTGCGTACCTGGACCTGGTGGAGGGCGTGGGCGACACCTACGGCATCGCCCACCTGGCCCGGACCTGGGCCGCCGAGGCCTTGGCCGGGGCAGCCCCCACCGCCCTCCGGGCCGTCCAGCCGGGCAGGGTCGAGGCCGAGCAGGTCTTCGCGGCTGCGGCCGACGGCGACGCCGTGGCGCAGGACATCCTGGACCGGCTGGCGGACAGGATGGCCCGGGTGGTGGGGACTGTAGCCACCTTTCTCAACCCGGAACTGGTGGTGATCGGCGGCGGCGTGGCCAATTCCGCGCATGTGCTGCTGGGCCCCATCACCGCTCGGCTGGACAACTTTACGGCCACCCCCGCGCGGGTGGCCGTCTCCCCGTTGGGAGACTCGATCGTGACGGTGGGTGCGGTGCGCTGTGCCCTGGACTACGTGGAAAAGCATTCCTTGGATCTGGAGTTGGCCCCGCCGGCCGAGGCCTAG